The following are encoded together in the Candidatus Omnitrophota bacterium genome:
- the ruvC gene encoding crossover junction endodeoxyribonuclease RuvC, whose translation MKILGIDPGLKTTGYGLIDFNGNKLKVLEAGTIETKEKDLIQNRLGIVYKTLNEILAEYKPDVMVLEKLYTHYHHATIACILGHVRGVICLLCAQRDVKLVEHSVKRIRKAVVGSGAASKIQTQNMVAHILNIDTKKLTPDASDALALALGYVQSLRLKI comes from the coding sequence ATGAAGATCCTCGGCATTGATCCAGGGTTAAAGACGACCGGTTACGGCCTTATTGATTTTAATGGAAATAAACTTAAGGTTTTAGAAGCCGGAACGATCGAAACGAAAGAAAAAGATTTAATTCAAAATAGGCTTGGCATTGTCTATAAAACCCTCAATGAAATCCTTGCCGAATATAAGCCGGATGTTATGGTCCTGGAAAAACTTTACACGCATTATCATCATGCGACCATCGCCTGTATCCTAGGCCATGTGCGCGGCGTTATTTGCCTGTTGTGCGCACAGCGTGATGTCAAACTTGTTGAGCATAGTGTTAAGCGTATCCGAAAAGCCGTGGTGGGAAGCGGAGCGGCATCAAAAATACAAACACAAAACATGGTTGCCCACATCCTTAACATTGATACGAAAAAACTAACGCCGGATGCCAGTGATGCTTTGGCGCTCGCGTTAGGATATGTTCAGTCCCTTAGGTTAAAAATATGA
- the hisC gene encoding histidinol-phosphate transaminase, which yields MKNVARKNILDIKPYLPGKPIEEVKRDLGLRSVIKLASNENPYGPSQKALKAINQAAKTINRYPDGYCFYLRQELAKQLKVLPSQIIFGNGSDEVIVLAVRVFAGEGDEVIIARPSFLIYEIATKACGATVKFIPLKDFRYDLEGMKRAITDKTKIIFIGNPDNPAGTYVTKNQVDDFLKSIRPDILVFFDEAYFEYVQKADYPDTIKLLKTYKNIIITRTFSKIYGLAGLRVGYGIADQTVIDLLDRIREPFNINSLAQAAALACLKDRTYYKKIKKLIRTQRSYLYAQLKKLGLSFVESSTNFILVDVKRDGFKVFQGLLKKGIIVRDMGFWGLETFIRVTIGTEAENKKFIAALREVL from the coding sequence ATGAAAAACGTTGCTCGAAAGAATATTCTCGACATTAAGCCGTATTTACCGGGAAAGCCCATCGAAGAAGTCAAGAGGGACTTAGGGTTGCGCAGCGTTATTAAACTTGCGTCCAACGAAAATCCTTATGGGCCGTCCCAAAAAGCATTAAAGGCGATCAACCAGGCGGCTAAAACGATCAACCGTTATCCTGATGGGTATTGCTTTTATTTACGTCAAGAACTAGCCAAACAGCTAAAAGTTCTACCGTCGCAAATTATCTTTGGCAATGGTTCGGATGAGGTTATTGTTTTAGCGGTTCGTGTTTTTGCCGGAGAAGGCGATGAGGTGATCATTGCCCGGCCGTCTTTTCTTATTTATGAGATCGCGACCAAAGCCTGCGGGGCTACGGTGAAATTTATTCCCTTAAAAGATTTTCGTTATGATCTGGAAGGGATGAAACGCGCTATTACGGATAAAACGAAGATCATCTTTATCGGCAATCCGGATAATCCCGCGGGGACTTACGTTACAAAAAACCAAGTTGATGATTTTCTGAAAAGTATCCGTCCTGATATTTTAGTTTTCTTTGATGAGGCTTATTTTGAATACGTGCAAAAAGCGGATTATCCGGACACGATCAAGCTTCTTAAGACGTACAAAAATATTATTATTACGCGGACGTTTTCAAAAATATATGGATTAGCAGGTTTGCGTGTCGGATACGGCATTGCCGATCAAACAGTGATCGACTTGCTGGATCGCATCCGGGAACCGTTCAATATTAATTCATTAGCTCAGGCGGCAGCCTTGGCGTGCCTTAAAGACAGGACGTATTACAAAAAAATTAAGAAGCTTATTCGGACACAAAGAAGTTATCTGTATGCGCAGTTAAAGAAGCTGGGATTGTCTTTTGTTGAGAGCTCGACAAATTTTATTTTGGTGGATGTGAAACGGGATGGTTTTAAAGTATTTCAGGGCCTTTTAAAAAAAGGGATCATTGTCCGCGATATGGGATTTTGGGGATTAGAGACTTTTATACGTGTTACGATCGGAACAGAAGCAGAAAATAAGAAATTCATTGCAGCCTTAAGGGAAGTTTTATAA
- a CDS encoding prephenate dehydrogenase produces MTEQRNPMFRKVAIIGIGLIGGSMGMALRKNRLAQEVVGVSRQHASLVHALKNGTVDKASHDIKKSVENADLIILATPVKTIIQLLPEIGKAAKRGCIIIDVGSSKTKIVEAAEKNIPSHAFFVGCHPLAGSEKKGALFSKLDLFQNSWCLIASTDKTNKPALEKVKLLWEKLGANTKIISPEEHDKILSFTSHLPHLLAFGLMAAIPSSYLEYAAQGLRDTTRIASSDPEMWRDICFTNSKDILKSLDEFVKILAAIRKSIVADNEQNLTEQFKKSKEKRDAIERS; encoded by the coding sequence ATGACAGAACAGAGAAATCCAATGTTTAGAAAAGTGGCGATCATCGGGATCGGGCTTATTGGCGGATCGATGGGCATGGCTTTGCGAAAAAATCGCTTAGCGCAAGAAGTTGTGGGCGTTTCACGCCAACATGCATCCTTAGTCCACGCGTTAAAAAATGGCACGGTTGATAAGGCCTCGCATGATATCAAAAAATCTGTGGAAAACGCGGATTTGATCATTCTGGCGACACCGGTCAAGACGATTATTCAACTTCTGCCTGAAATCGGAAAGGCCGCAAAAAGAGGCTGCATTATTATCGATGTGGGAAGCAGTAAGACGAAAATCGTTGAAGCGGCCGAGAAAAACATTCCGTCTCATGCTTTTTTTGTCGGCTGTCATCCTCTTGCCGGATCGGAGAAAAAAGGGGCGCTATTTAGCAAGCTTGATCTATTTCAGAATTCTTGGTGTTTAATTGCTTCGACGGACAAAACTAATAAACCGGCTTTAGAAAAAGTAAAATTACTTTGGGAAAAGCTTGGAGCTAATACAAAGATTATCTCGCCCGAAGAGCATGATAAGATTCTCTCTTTTACCAGTCACTTGCCGCATCTTTTGGCCTTTGGGCTTATGGCGGCTATTCCTTCTTCGTATCTGGAATACGCGGCGCAAGGGCTTAGGGATACAACGCGCATTGCTTCATCTGATCCAGAAATGTGGCGCGATATTTGCTTTACCAACTCCAAGGATATCTTGAAATCTTTAGATGAATTTGTCAAAATCCTCGCCGCGATCCGTAAGTCGATCGTGGCTGACAATGAACAGAATCTCACCGAGCAGTTCAAGAAATCAAAAGAAAAAAGAGATGCCATCGAACGAAGTTAA
- the lepB gene encoding signal peptidase I, giving the protein MQKKSVWREWVESILVALVLALFIRTFIIQAFKIPTGSMRMTLIEGDRILVDKLSYGPKVPFTKIRLPGFSKPKRGDVVVFIYPEDTKRDFIKRLIAFGGETVEIKDGRIYINGQMITEPPVKNIYYYNRGSFGAISQKIIVPKDSYFVLGDNSASSKDSRYWGFVPEGFLIGKADLIYWPIQRMRFIK; this is encoded by the coding sequence ATGCAAAAAAAATCAGTTTGGCGTGAATGGGTAGAATCGATCCTAGTCGCCCTTGTTCTGGCGCTTTTTATTCGCACGTTCATTATTCAGGCTTTTAAGATACCAACGGGTTCTATGCGCATGACCTTGATAGAAGGTGACCGCATCTTGGTGGATAAGCTCTCTTACGGGCCTAAAGTGCCGTTTACAAAAATACGCTTACCGGGTTTTAGTAAGCCAAAACGCGGTGATGTTGTTGTTTTCATTTATCCGGAAGATACTAAAAGAGATTTTATTAAACGCCTTATCGCTTTTGGCGGAGAAACCGTTGAGATCAAAGATGGAAGGATCTATATTAACGGGCAAATGATCACTGAACCGCCGGTCAAAAATATTTATTATTATAATCGCGGGTCTTTTGGCGCCATAAGCCAAAAGATCATTGTACCGAAAGATTCTTATTTTGTTTTGGGAGATAATAGCGCGTCCAGTAAAGACAGCCGTTATTGGGGATTTGTTCCGGAAGGATTTTTGATCGGCAAAGCAGATCTTATTTATTGGCCGATCCAGCGGATGCGTTTTATTAAATAA
- the scpB gene encoding SMC-Scp complex subunit ScpB, producing MEQSENNYVKNIVEAVLFVSEKPITLDQIKEIVEGVDGAAIHSAIVSLQQEYTERKSGMSIVEIAGGYQMLTNPDYALYIKKFYHSTHKEKLSKPALETLAIVAYKQPISRLDIELIRGVNCDGVVAHLLEKNLIKIVGRKEVPGRPYIYGTTKQFLEYFGLKSLADLPKLEDFSSLQPVDEQPEQEVIRAGERSEITQPVEDGTQTIPKEEDKNEVPSGDSHEPSQTTQEN from the coding sequence ATGGAACAATCAGAAAATAATTATGTAAAAAATATTGTCGAAGCTGTTTTGTTTGTGAGTGAAAAGCCTATTACCTTAGATCAGATCAAAGAGATCGTTGAGGGCGTGGACGGAGCGGCGATCCACAGCGCGATCGTTAGCTTGCAGCAAGAATATACGGAAAGAAAAAGCGGGATGTCCATTGTGGAGATCGCCGGCGGGTATCAGATGTTGACCAATCCCGATTACGCGCTTTACATAAAGAAGTTTTATCATTCCACGCATAAAGAAAAACTTTCTAAACCGGCCTTGGAAACATTGGCTATCGTTGCTTATAAGCAGCCTATCTCACGTCTGGATATTGAATTGATCCGCGGGGTTAATTGTGACGGAGTTGTGGCGCATCTTTTAGAAAAAAATTTGATCAAGATCGTCGGGCGCAAAGAAGTTCCCGGGCGCCCGTATATTTACGGGACCACAAAACAATTCCTAGAATATTTTGGATTAAAGTCATTAGCTGATCTGCCGAAGCTGGAAGATTTTTCTTCGCTTCAGCCGGTGGATGAACAGCCGGAGCAAGAGGTTATTCGAGCCGGGGAACGCAGTGAAATTACCCAACCGGTTGAGGATGGAACACAAACAATACCAAAAGAAGAAGATAAAAACGAAGTGCCATCGGGGGATTCTCATGAGCCTAGCCAAACTACGCAAGAAAATTGA
- the lepA gene encoding translation elongation factor 4, with protein MDKTRIRNFSIIAHIDHGKSTLADRLLLLTGAIDERKFQNQLLDDMDIERERGITIKASAVKIDYRAKDGKDYLLNLIDTPGHVDFTYEVEKSLRACEGALLVVDVTQGVESQTVANYHLAVQNNLEILPVINKIDIANIDLDNVKRELQDIFKFKEQDIVLVSAKEGIGIEDLLEKIVTFIPHPEGDDDAPLQAFIFDMKFDIYKGIIIYVRVMNGKLSHGMPIKMMHTGKEFTIEEVGVFKPEAVKIKELSCGEVGYITCNVHDPHEVKVGDTITSKDHPTEKPLEGYRQLKPLVFCGIYPVNSKDFMNLREAVEKLRLNDPSFVYESESSESFGHGFRGGFLGLLHMEIVQERLQREYDLNLILTTPSVEYRVVKKNNEIVELRSPAQLPNPAEITHIEEPILTVSILTPVSSMDGVMDLAKKKRGVYQNSTYVSDRMKVIFDMPLSEVIVDFNDLIKSVTRGYGSIDYEFKGYTTAQISKLDILINDEPCDAFSCLVHKDRAYEKGLSLVSKLKELIPQQLFEVKVQASCDGRIISSAKVRAVGKNVTAKCYGGDITRKRKLWEKQKEGKKKLKQVGRVEIPQEAFLAALKL; from the coding sequence ATGGATAAAACACGGATCAGAAACTTTTCCATTATCGCCCACATCGACCACGGGAAATCTACCTTAGCCGACCGGCTTTTGTTGTTGACCGGCGCCATTGATGAACGCAAATTCCAAAATCAGCTTTTAGATGATATGGATATTGAACGTGAACGTGGCATTACTATTAAGGCCTCGGCGGTAAAGATCGATTATCGCGCCAAAGACGGCAAAGATTATTTGTTAAATCTTATTGATACGCCCGGACATGTTGATTTTACCTATGAAGTGGAAAAATCTCTTCGCGCCTGTGAAGGGGCGCTTTTAGTTGTTGATGTCACTCAAGGCGTGGAATCACAAACAGTGGCGAACTATCATTTGGCTGTTCAAAATAATTTAGAGATATTACCGGTGATCAATAAAATCGATATTGCCAATATTGATCTTGATAATGTTAAGCGCGAACTGCAGGATATTTTTAAATTCAAAGAACAGGATATCGTCTTAGTTTCTGCTAAAGAGGGGATCGGTATTGAGGATCTTTTAGAAAAGATCGTTACATTTATTCCGCATCCCGAAGGCGATGACGACGCTCCGTTGCAGGCATTTATCTTTGATATGAAGTTTGATATCTACAAAGGGATCATTATTTATGTCCGCGTTATGAACGGAAAACTTTCGCACGGCATGCCGATCAAGATGATGCACACGGGAAAAGAATTTACCATTGAAGAAGTCGGTGTTTTTAAACCGGAAGCCGTTAAGATCAAAGAACTTTCCTGCGGAGAAGTCGGTTATATTACGTGCAATGTCCACGACCCTCACGAAGTTAAAGTGGGGGACACGATCACTTCCAAAGATCATCCGACGGAAAAACCATTAGAAGGTTATCGTCAACTTAAACCGTTGGTGTTTTGCGGCATTTATCCGGTCAATTCCAAAGATTTTATGAATTTACGCGAAGCGGTAGAAAAGCTTCGCCTGAACGATCCAAGTTTTGTTTATGAATCAGAAAGCTCTGAGTCTTTCGGCCACGGATTTCGCGGCGGATTTTTAGGGCTTTTGCATATGGAAATCGTTCAAGAAAGATTACAGCGCGAATACGACCTTAATCTTATTTTGACAACGCCAAGCGTGGAATATCGCGTGGTTAAAAAGAATAATGAAATTGTGGAATTAAGAAGCCCGGCTCAATTGCCGAATCCTGCGGAAATTACCCATATCGAAGAACCTATTTTGACGGTTTCGATCCTAACACCTGTTTCTTCCATGGACGGCGTTATGGATTTAGCCAAGAAAAAACGCGGAGTGTACCAAAATAGCACTTATGTTTCCGACCGCATGAAAGTGATTTTCGATATGCCTCTTTCGGAGGTTATTGTTGATTTTAATGACCTGATCAAATCGGTGACCAGAGGATATGGCTCCATTGACTATGAATTTAAAGGCTACACGACAGCACAGATCTCGAAACTAGATATTTTGATCAATGACGAACCTTGTGATGCTTTTTCCTGCCTTGTTCACAAAGATCGTGCCTACGAAAAGGGCTTATCGCTGGTGTCAAAGCTCAAAGAACTTATTCCTCAACAGCTTTTTGAAGTAAAAGTGCAGGCTTCTTGCGACGGGCGCATCATTTCCAGCGCCAAGGTGCGTGCCGTTGGAAAAAATGTTACGGCCAAATGCTACGGCGGAGATATCACGCGCAAAAGAAAGCTTTGGGAAAAACAAAAAGAAGGAAAAAAGAAGTTAAAGCAGGTCGGTAGAGTGGAAATTCCCCAGGAAGCGTTCTTAGCGGCTTTGAAACTATAA
- the cmk gene encoding (d)CMP kinase, which yields MPSNEVKNSSSPVVITIDGPAGAGKSTIAKELAKRLGFFYLDTGAMYRALTLKAMRQKIGLEDEMSLVALAKKTSIEIDLDERKNLKVLLDQEDVSEAIRSQEVTNSTFYIARAPKVRAIMVEWQKAVGAKHNIVVEGRDTGTVVFPKATKKFYLDADFTERSRRRIQELKDKGKQINEQQLAGDLKERDTKDMTRLVGPLKKAEDAIVIDSTFLSIEEVVEKILKLIKEPSHG from the coding sequence ATGCCATCGAACGAAGTTAAGAATAGTTCATCGCCGGTTGTTATCACCATCGATGGTCCGGCGGGCGCAGGCAAAAGCACAATTGCAAAAGAGCTTGCCAAGCGGTTGGGTTTTTTTTATCTTGATACGGGAGCGATGTATCGCGCGTTAACGCTTAAAGCGATGCGCCAGAAAATTGGTTTAGAAGACGAAATGTCCTTAGTCGCGCTCGCAAAAAAAACATCCATTGAAATCGATCTAGACGAAAGAAAGAATCTTAAGGTCTTGCTTGATCAAGAAGACGTTAGCGAAGCTATTCGTAGCCAAGAAGTCACCAATAGCACGTTTTACATTGCCCGGGCGCCTAAAGTGCGCGCCATTATGGTTGAGTGGCAAAAAGCGGTGGGAGCAAAGCATAATATTGTTGTGGAAGGCCGCGATACCGGTACGGTGGTTTTCCCAAAAGCGACAAAGAAATTCTATTTGGATGCTGATTTTACTGAGCGCAGCCGCCGGCGTATTCAGGAATTAAAAGATAAAGGCAAACAGATAAACGAACAGCAATTAGCCGGCGACTTAAAAGAGCGTGATACGAAAGATATGACGCGCTTGGTCGGTCCTTTAAAGAAAGCCGAGGACGCTATTGTCATTGACTCAACATTTTTATCAATTGAAGAAGTCGTTGAAAAGATCTTAAAGCTTATCAAAGAACCGTCCCATGGATAA
- a CDS encoding C4-type zinc ribbon domain-containing protein, translating into MKRLVELQTIDAEIFHHKKELREKPLYIEDLKKQFEDKKTSLKNLEDKLKTVQVDRKSKELELQSKEGDILKHNAQLSLLKTNKEYHAKLTEIESLKADKSIIEEKILLSYDESDQVSALIEKEKGFLAEEEKKYLSQKKEVDALIQDLQEKTKALEAKRNQIIPDIEKTNLSRYERVLENKEGLALVPVRNGSCGGCFMNVPAQVINEIKMHDRLVFCEMCARVLYLEDDL; encoded by the coding sequence TTGAAAAGGTTAGTTGAGCTGCAGACGATTGACGCGGAAATATTTCATCACAAAAAAGAGTTAAGGGAAAAACCGCTTTATATTGAAGATCTCAAAAAGCAATTTGAGGACAAAAAAACAAGTTTAAAGAATCTGGAAGATAAGCTAAAAACCGTTCAAGTTGACCGTAAATCTAAAGAGCTTGAACTGCAGAGTAAAGAAGGAGATATCCTTAAGCATAACGCGCAACTTTCGCTTCTTAAAACCAATAAGGAATATCACGCGAAATTAACAGAGATCGAAAGTTTAAAAGCCGATAAATCGATCATCGAAGAGAAAATCCTTTTATCGTATGATGAAAGTGATCAAGTTAGCGCTTTGATCGAAAAGGAAAAAGGGTTTCTTGCTGAAGAAGAAAAGAAATATCTTTCTCAAAAAAAAGAAGTTGATGCTCTTATTCAGGATCTGCAGGAAAAGACCAAGGCCTTAGAAGCCAAGCGCAATCAAATCATCCCTGACATTGAAAAGACCAATCTCTCTCGCTATGAGAGAGTTTTAGAAAATAAGGAAGGTTTAGCGCTTGTTCCGGTTAGAAACGGATCTTGCGGCGGGTGTTTCATGAATGTCCCGGCGCAGGTGATCAATGAGATCAAGATGCACGACCGGCTGGTTTTTTGTGAGATGTGTGCTCGCGTGCTTTACCTGGAAGACGATCTTTAA
- the pheA gene encoding prephenate dehydratase produces MSLAKLRKKIDSIDGQIVSLLDARAKISLSIGKEKIKNKKGIYSPDREKAVLDRIKALNKGPMPAAALEAIYREVMSSSLSLEKPLNIAYLGPRASFSNLAAMKKFGSQVNYVPCDNISEIFRRVENGHGDYGVVPIENSIEGAVTHTFDLLVDSDLRICSQVLLEISHNLLSNTKLENIKTVYSNPYVFGQCRSWLLVNLPKAEQIEVASTTKAAQIVATKKNAACIASVLAAEVYNLRILKKDIEDIAHNITRFLVISTQDVPPTGCDRTSIVFSIKDKVGALHAMLTPFSQNKINLTKIESRPSKKKAWDYYFFVDLEGHRLDKKVAKALAQLEDKCKYLKILGSYPVSE; encoded by the coding sequence ATGAGCCTAGCCAAACTACGCAAGAAAATTGATTCTATTGACGGGCAGATCGTTTCGCTTTTAGATGCGCGCGCGAAGATTAGTTTGTCGATCGGAAAAGAAAAGATCAAAAACAAAAAAGGGATCTATTCTCCTGATAGAGAAAAGGCCGTTTTAGACCGCATCAAGGCATTGAACAAAGGGCCCATGCCGGCGGCCGCACTTGAAGCGATCTATCGGGAAGTTATGTCCTCGTCGCTTTCTTTAGAAAAACCTTTGAACATCGCTTATCTTGGCCCGCGGGCATCTTTTTCTAACTTGGCGGCTATGAAGAAGTTCGGGTCGCAGGTGAACTATGTGCCTTGCGATAATATTTCTGAGATCTTTCGTCGGGTTGAAAACGGCCACGGGGATTATGGTGTTGTTCCTATCGAAAATTCCATTGAAGGGGCGGTAACGCACACCTTTGATCTTTTGGTGGATTCTGATCTAAGAATTTGCTCACAAGTTCTTTTAGAGATCTCCCATAATCTTTTATCGAATACAAAATTAGAAAATATCAAAACCGTTTATTCTAATCCGTATGTATTCGGCCAATGCCGTTCTTGGCTTTTAGTTAATTTACCAAAGGCCGAGCAAATCGAAGTTGCGTCAACGACGAAGGCCGCTCAGATCGTGGCGACAAAAAAGAATGCCGCGTGCATCGCCTCAGTTTTGGCCGCGGAAGTTTACAACTTAAGAATTCTTAAAAAAGATATCGAAGATATCGCGCATAACATTACGCGGTTCTTGGTCATTTCGACCCAAGATGTCCCTCCAACGGGTTGCGACCGGACATCCATTGTTTTTTCGATCAAAGATAAAGTCGGCGCTTTGCATGCGATGTTAACGCCGTTCAGTCAAAATAAGATCAACTTAACGAAAATAGAATCACGTCCGTCCAAGAAAAAGGCATGGGATTATTATTTCTTCGTTGATCTGGAAGGCCACCGGCTTGACAAAAAAGTGGCGAAGGCCTTGGCCCAGCTGGAAGATAAATGTAAATATTTAAAAATCTTAGGTTCGTATCCTGTTTCGGAATAG
- the ruvA gene encoding Holliday junction branch migration protein RuvA — MIARLRGKFIEKKGNTLVVDVQGLYYEVAIPVALSPRIEESIDKDGNIDLVTYHYFQIDPSRGFPVLVGFMNEVEKDFFEQFITVSGIGPRAAVRALNKPISQIATAIDNGDINFLKTLPGIGMQKAKEIIAKLQGKVGRFGLIQDKAIGVVPGVAVPDWQEEALSVLLQLQYKRPEALEMIKKAIERSKDISTTEDLLNEIYKQKVKR; from the coding sequence ATGATCGCTCGGTTGCGCGGTAAATTCATCGAAAAAAAAGGGAATACGCTAGTCGTTGATGTTCAAGGGCTGTATTATGAAGTAGCAATTCCTGTGGCGCTTTCGCCACGCATTGAGGAAAGCATCGATAAAGATGGCAATATTGATTTGGTGACGTATCATTATTTTCAAATAGATCCTTCTCGGGGATTTCCCGTTTTAGTGGGATTTATGAATGAAGTGGAAAAAGATTTCTTTGAACAGTTTATTACCGTATCCGGTATCGGCCCGCGCGCGGCGGTGCGGGCTTTAAATAAGCCCATCTCGCAAATTGCGACCGCAATCGATAACGGCGATATTAATTTCTTAAAAACATTGCCCGGCATCGGTATGCAGAAAGCCAAAGAGATCATTGCCAAGCTTCAAGGAAAAGTGGGGCGCTTTGGTTTAATTCAGGATAAGGCAATTGGCGTTGTTCCGGGGGTTGCAGTCCCAGATTGGCAAGAAGAAGCATTGTCGGTATTGCTGCAACTACAGTATAAACGTCCGGAAGCACTCGAAATGATCAAAAAGGCCATTGAGCGCTCTAAAGATATTTCAACGACGGAAGATTTGTTAAACGAAATCTACAAACAAAAGGTGAAACGATAA
- a CDS encoding YebC/PmpR family DNA-binding transcriptional regulator, which produces MSGHSKWAKIKHKKAATDAKVGAAFSKIIREITAAAKDGGGNTETNVRLRAAMQRAKGINMPATNIENAIKKGTGELPGVVYETAIFEGYAPGGVAIMVETLTDNKNRTTAEVRNILAKKNGSLAGAGSTAWMFSKKGFITVEKTKAKEDDLMGIVLDAGADDLRTESDAYEIYCDSTVLEAVKAALQKHNIPTQTAETTMIPSSTVKVLGDDAKQVLSLMEMLEEHEDVQSVYANFDIPDDVMESIS; this is translated from the coding sequence ATGTCAGGTCATTCGAAGTGGGCAAAAATTAAGCACAAAAAAGCGGCAACCGACGCTAAGGTTGGTGCTGCGTTCAGTAAGATCATTCGCGAAATTACAGCAGCAGCTAAAGATGGCGGCGGCAATACAGAAACCAATGTTCGTCTGCGCGCAGCAATGCAGAGGGCAAAAGGAATTAATATGCCCGCGACCAATATCGAAAATGCTATTAAAAAAGGGACCGGCGAATTACCTGGCGTTGTTTATGAAACGGCTATTTTTGAAGGTTACGCGCCCGGCGGAGTTGCGATCATGGTTGAAACATTAACAGATAACAAGAATCGCACGACTGCCGAAGTTCGCAACATTTTAGCTAAGAAAAACGGAAGCCTAGCCGGCGCCGGAAGCACGGCGTGGATGTTTTCTAAAAAAGGATTTATTACGGTCGAAAAAACAAAAGCTAAAGAAGACGATCTGATGGGAATTGTTCTGGATGCCGGAGCGGATGATTTAAGAACCGAAAGTGATGCTTATGAAATTTATTGTGATTCCACAGTCCTTGAAGCTGTTAAAGCCGCTTTGCAAAAGCACAATATTCCGACACAAACAGCCGAGACTACGATGATCCCTAGTTCAACGGTTAAAGTCTTAGGCGATGACGCCAAACAAGTTTTAAGTTTGATGGAAATGCTTGAAGAGCACGAAGATGTTCAGTCGGTTTATGCGAATTTTGATATTCCCGATGATGTGATGGAAAGTATTTCCTAA
- the aroF gene encoding 3-deoxy-7-phosphoheptulonate synthase has translation MIVVLRSDATEEQIQHIVQKAEKLGLKAHLSRGVERTVIGFIGPEDALRMVPLEAFGGVEMVMPVLAPYRLVSREFKKENSVIDLGRGVKIGGKKLVVMGGPCSVESKESILSVAKKVKEAGATVLRGGAFKPRTSPYDFQGLGEEGLKYLKEAAEKVGILMITEVMDPRDVGLIAKYADILQIGARNMQNFSLLKEVGAIRKPVMLKRGMSATIKEWLMSAEYILSAGNFDVILCERGIRTFETFTRNTLDINAVAAVKQLSHLPIVVDPSHSTGKWGLVASASKAAVAAGCDGLMIEVHENPEEALSDGAQSLLPENFATLIKDLKAIAAAVGREL, from the coding sequence ATGATTGTTGTTTTACGTTCAGATGCAACAGAAGAGCAAATTCAGCATATTGTTCAAAAAGCCGAGAAGTTAGGATTAAAGGCTCATCTTTCCAGAGGTGTTGAAAGAACCGTGATCGGGTTTATCGGTCCGGAAGACGCGCTGCGTATGGTGCCCTTGGAGGCATTTGGCGGCGTGGAAATGGTCATGCCTGTTTTGGCTCCGTACCGTTTAGTTTCCCGCGAATTCAAAAAAGAAAATTCTGTTATTGATCTAGGCCGCGGCGTTAAGATCGGCGGGAAAAAGCTTGTGGTGATGGGCGGCCCGTGTTCGGTCGAAAGCAAAGAATCAATCCTTTCCGTTGCTAAGAAAGTTAAAGAAGCCGGCGCTACCGTTTTACGCGGTGGGGCATTTAAACCGCGCACATCGCCGTATGATTTTCAAGGCTTAGGTGAAGAAGGATTGAAATACTTAAAAGAAGCTGCCGAAAAAGTCGGGATCTTAATGATCACCGAGGTTATGGACCCGCGTGACGTTGGGTTGATCGCTAAATATGCGGATATCTTGCAGATCGGCGCGCGCAATATGCAGAATTTTTCTCTTCTTAAAGAAGTGGGCGCGATCCGAAAACCGGTCATGCTTAAACGAGGCATGAGCGCGACCATCAAAGAATGGCTTATGTCGGCGGAATATATTCTTTCGGCCGGAAATTTCGATGTTATTCTTTGCGAGCGGGGAATCCGCACCTTTGAAACGTTCACCAGAAATACTTTAGATATTAACGCTGTTGCGGCCGTTAAACAGCTATCGCATCTTCCTATTGTTGTTGATCCTAGCCACAGCACCGGAAAATGGGGTTTGGTTGCCAGCGCTTCAAAAGCGGCGGTAGCGGCGGGATGCGATGGATTGATGATCGAGGTTCATGAAAATCCCGAAGAGGCTTTATCCGATGGGGCGCAATCGCTTTTACCGGAGAATTTTGCGACTTTGATCAAAGATCTTAAGGCGATCGCGGCTGCTGTCGGAAGAGAGCTATAA